From one Bacteroides intestinalis DSM 17393 genomic stretch:
- a CDS encoding DUF4129 domain-containing protein gives MTLSPTDTLVCDTTQLAVWQSDADYNYNRELIAPEVNIFEWLNRWFGEILQSIFGSQFAEDYSKTILISVAVLMLLLIGWFIYKKNPAIFIRSRKNALPYSVGEDTIYGVDFALKIASSLSRHDYREAIRLLYLQTLKQLSDEKRIDWQLYKTPTQYIYEVRMPAFQRLTHHFLRVRYGNFEATEELFQTMLSLQGEVKKGGIV, from the coding sequence ATGACTCTTTCTCCGACTGATACATTGGTTTGTGATACTACGCAACTTGCTGTGTGGCAATCTGACGCAGACTACAACTACAACCGTGAGTTGATAGCCCCCGAAGTGAATATATTCGAATGGCTCAACAGGTGGTTCGGAGAAATATTGCAGAGTATATTTGGCAGTCAGTTTGCTGAAGATTATTCAAAAACGATTCTGATAAGTGTTGCTGTCCTCATGCTGTTACTGATCGGCTGGTTCATTTATAAAAAAAATCCGGCAATATTCATACGTTCCCGCAAGAATGCTTTACCTTACAGTGTGGGGGAAGATACCATTTATGGAGTTGATTTTGCCCTAAAAATAGCCTCTTCCCTTTCCCGCCACGATTACAGGGAAGCAATCCGACTGCTATATTTGCAAACATTGAAGCAACTCAGTGACGAAAAACGTATTGACTGGCAACTCTATAAAACGCCTACACAATATATTTATGAAGTACGGATGCCTGCATTTCAGAGGTTAACCCATCACTTTTTGCGAGTGCGCTATGGAAACTTTGAAGCAACGGAAGAATTATTCCAGACCATGCTATCCTTACAGGGAGAAGTCAAGAAAGGAGGCATTGTATGA
- a CDS encoding DUF4350 domain-containing protein, whose protein sequence is MKGNHLFIICIAIFLLLMFAIECRLPKKFVWAPSFSHYDKQPFGCAVFDSLLSTSLPKGYSLSRKTFYELEQEDTISRRGILVATNNLSLTDVDVEAILKIAKRGNKIMLVSNSFNRNLEDTLDFNSSYSYFSPALLKKYAAASLEKDTLFWIGDSAAYPRQSFYFYPQLCSSYLMPDSLPAKVLAEKGIPSVPIALSYPWGKGEIILVSTPLLFTNYGVLDGKNATYIFRLLSQMGDLPIVRTEGYMKQTAQIQMSPFRYFLSQRPLRWALYLTMFTIILFMVFTARRRQRVIPIIYQPENKSLEFTELIGTLYFQKKDHADLVHKKYIYFAEELRREIQVNIEEVANDEHSFSRIAQKTGMNTEEISELIRSIRPVIYGGCTISVEQMKYFIDKMNEIIDHI, encoded by the coding sequence ATGAAAGGAAATCACTTGTTTATCATCTGTATTGCCATCTTTTTACTCTTAATGTTCGCGATAGAATGTAGATTACCCAAAAAGTTTGTATGGGCTCCTAGTTTCAGCCACTACGATAAACAACCTTTCGGATGTGCCGTTTTCGACAGTTTGCTATCTACGTCGTTACCAAAGGGGTATTCTTTATCTCGAAAAACCTTTTATGAACTGGAACAGGAAGACACAATCTCTCGTAGAGGCATATTAGTAGCCACTAATAACCTGTCTCTGACAGATGTGGATGTAGAAGCAATACTAAAGATAGCAAAACGGGGAAATAAGATTATGCTGGTGAGTAACTCTTTCAACAGAAATTTAGAAGATACATTGGATTTTAATAGCAGTTATTCCTACTTTAGCCCGGCATTATTAAAGAAATATGCAGCTGCATCATTGGAGAAAGATACTCTCTTCTGGATAGGAGATTCTGCCGCATATCCCCGGCAATCCTTCTATTTCTATCCTCAATTGTGTTCTTCTTACCTCATGCCCGATTCGCTTCCGGCTAAGGTACTGGCAGAAAAGGGTATTCCAAGTGTCCCAATAGCCTTATCCTATCCATGGGGAAAAGGTGAAATAATCCTGGTCTCTACTCCCCTGCTCTTTACTAATTATGGAGTATTAGATGGAAAAAATGCGACTTACATTTTCCGCCTATTATCCCAAATGGGAGATTTACCCATTGTCCGCACCGAAGGTTACATGAAGCAAACGGCCCAAATACAGATGTCCCCTTTCCGGTATTTCCTTTCTCAAAGACCGCTGAGATGGGCTTTGTATTTGACGATGTTCACCATTATCCTCTTCATGGTATTCACCGCCCGAAGGAGGCAACGGGTAATTCCTATCATCTACCAACCGGAAAACAAATCGCTGGAATTTACCGAACTGATAGGAACTCTTTATTTTCAAAAGAAAGATCATGCCGACTTGGTGCATAAAAAGTATATCTACTTTGCAGAAGAATTGAGAAGAGAAATTCAGGTAAATATAGAGGAAGTAGCAAATGACGAACACTCTTTCAGCAGAATAGCCCAAAAGACCGGTATGAATACAGAAGAGATCAGTGAGCTTATCCGTTCCATCAGACCAGTGATTTATGGAGGGTGCACTATTTCTGTAGAGCAGATGAAGTATTTTATTGATAAGATGAATGAAATAATAGATCATATATAA
- a CDS encoding AAA family ATPase: MEENIERRVDLTLFSEKIQELKDQIASVIVGQEQMVDLVLTAILANGHVLIEGVPGVAKTLLARLVARLIDADFSRIQFTPDLMPSDVLGTTVFNMKTNDFDFHRGPIFADIVLVDEINRAPAKTQAALFEVMEERQVSIDGMTYPMGELYTILATQNPVEQEGTYKLPEAQLDRFLMKITMDYPTLDEEINILKHHHTNATFVKLEDIDSTITKEEFLSLRKLMNQVFIDHTLLQYIAMIVQQTRTSKAVYLGASPRASVAMLQTSKAYALLQGRDFITPEDIKFVAPYVLQHRLILTAEAEMEGYSPVKVTQRLIDKVEVPK; this comes from the coding sequence ATGGAAGAGAATATTGAAAGACGAGTAGATTTGACTCTCTTTTCCGAGAAGATACAAGAGTTGAAAGACCAGATTGCATCTGTCATCGTAGGTCAGGAGCAAATGGTGGACTTGGTATTGACTGCCATTTTAGCAAATGGGCATGTCTTGATAGAAGGTGTGCCGGGAGTAGCAAAAACACTGCTGGCCCGTCTGGTTGCCCGCCTGATTGATGCGGATTTCAGCCGTATTCAGTTTACTCCAGACCTAATGCCAAGCGATGTACTGGGTACAACTGTATTTAATATGAAAACCAATGATTTTGATTTCCATCGGGGCCCCATCTTTGCCGACATCGTATTGGTGGATGAAATCAATCGTGCTCCGGCCAAGACACAGGCTGCCCTGTTCGAAGTAATGGAAGAGCGTCAGGTCAGTATTGACGGAATGACTTATCCTATGGGAGAGCTTTATACAATTCTGGCTACTCAAAATCCTGTAGAGCAAGAAGGTACTTATAAACTACCCGAGGCGCAACTCGACCGTTTCCTGATGAAAATAACAATGGACTACCCAACTCTGGATGAAGAAATAAACATCCTGAAACACCATCATACAAATGCCACATTCGTAAAACTGGAGGACATCGATTCTACCATTACCAAAGAAGAGTTCTTATCTCTCCGCAAGCTGATGAACCAGGTATTTATTGATCATACATTGCTTCAATACATTGCCATGATTGTACAGCAGACGCGCACCAGCAAAGCCGTATATCTGGGAGCTTCTCCACGTGCATCTGTCGCTATGTTGCAGACCTCTAAAGCATACGCTCTATTGCAGGGACGTGATTTCATAACACCGGAAGATATAAAATTTGTTGCTCCATACGTACTCCAGCACCGCCTGATTCTGACTGCGGAGGCCGAAATGGAAGGATATTCACCGGTGAAAGTAACCCAACGCCTGATTGATAAGGTAGAAGTACCGAAATGA
- a CDS encoding DUF58 domain-containing protein, with the protein MILNRRFYIALSLIILLLGSGYTFAPLFVLGQWMLFIMLLAVLAEGYMLYRIHGIQAFRQCSSRFSNGDENTVNIRVESSYPYAVSVEVIDEIPFIFQQRNINFQIKLQANEGKTISYQLRPTHRGIYNFGRIRVFVQGRMGLLSRRYTCGDSQDVKVYPSYLMLHRYELLAISDNLTELGIKRIRRVGHHTEFEQIKEYVKGDDYRTINWKASARKHELMVNVYQDERSQQIYSVIDKGRVMQQAFRGMTLLDYAVNASLVLSYVAMQKEDKAGLITFDEHFDTFVPASSRPGHMQTLLENLYNQETTFSETDFSSLCVHLNKHVNKRSLLVLYTNFSSMGSMNRQLAYLQQLNRQHRLLVVFFEDADLKAYIATPASDTEGYYRHVIAEKFAFEKRLIVSTLKQHGIYSLLTTPGNLSIDVINKYLEIKSRQLL; encoded by the coding sequence ATGATTTTAAACCGACGCTTTTATATTGCCCTCAGCCTGATTATCCTGTTACTGGGTAGCGGGTATACTTTTGCTCCGCTCTTTGTTCTCGGGCAATGGATGCTTTTTATCATGCTCCTGGCTGTATTAGCGGAAGGATACATGCTTTATCGCATCCATGGTATACAGGCATTTCGCCAATGTTCATCACGTTTTTCCAACGGAGATGAAAATACGGTGAACATTCGGGTGGAGAGCAGTTATCCATATGCAGTATCCGTGGAAGTCATTGATGAAATACCTTTTATATTCCAGCAGCGAAATATAAATTTCCAGATAAAGCTCCAAGCAAATGAAGGTAAAACAATCAGCTACCAATTACGACCCACCCATCGGGGAATCTACAATTTTGGACGGATTCGTGTATTTGTACAAGGCCGGATGGGATTACTTTCGCGCCGCTATACCTGTGGTGATAGCCAAGATGTCAAAGTCTATCCATCCTACCTGATGTTACATCGTTATGAATTGCTGGCAATAAGTGATAATCTTACGGAATTGGGTATAAAACGTATACGTCGCGTAGGACATCACACTGAGTTTGAGCAGATAAAGGAATATGTAAAAGGCGATGATTATCGCACTATAAACTGGAAAGCAAGTGCCCGCAAGCACGAACTTATGGTAAATGTGTATCAAGACGAACGTTCCCAGCAAATTTATAGTGTGATAGACAAGGGACGAGTTATGCAACAGGCTTTTCGTGGAATGACTTTACTTGACTATGCGGTAAATGCCTCATTAGTTCTTTCGTACGTTGCCATGCAGAAAGAAGACAAAGCCGGACTCATAACCTTTGATGAACATTTCGATACCTTCGTACCAGCATCAAGCCGTCCCGGACATATGCAGACATTGCTTGAAAATCTCTATAATCAGGAAACTACTTTCAGTGAAACGGACTTTTCTTCCTTATGCGTACATCTGAACAAGCATGTCAATAAACGTAGCCTTTTGGTTTTATACACCAACTTCTCCAGTATGGGAAGCATGAACAGGCAATTAGCATACCTGCAACAACTGAATCGACAACACCGCCTACTGGTAGTATTCTTCGAAGATGCTGACCTAAAAGCCTATATTGCTACTCCTGCCTCAGATACGGAAGGATACTATCGCCATGTCATTGCCGAAAAATTTGCCTTTGAAAAACGATTAATTGTCTCTACCCTAAAACAGCATGGCATTTATTCTCTATTGACCACGCCCGGAAATCTCTCTATTGATGTAATTAATAAATATCTGGAGATAAAATCGAGACAGTTACTCTAA